One genomic segment of Sparus aurata chromosome 24, fSpaAur1.1, whole genome shotgun sequence includes these proteins:
- the nbeal1 gene encoding neurobeachin-like protein 1 isoform X3, with protein MASKERLYEVWMLYCTKKDPDYLKLWLEIFIGSYERCLDVDFEKPPSRPEEVPPVLTLLPDNILQVLRHQLLQCVQKASDGLEPEQQNLALLLLKFLIIICRNLSNVEEIGTCSYINHIITMTTLYIQQLKSKTKEKEMVDQSQAEEFVRHALAFCESLYDPYRNWRHRTCGEQLGTVERSRQKYKAAPLTVEFVPFFYQCFQESEHLKESLKCCLLHLFGAIVAGDQRNALLAISPATMEVLMRVLADCSMGSCSSEEGEDWDSEAPDRKALLTLGCLREVVQRLLAASSDQRQVEIASVLENYFKLLNSDPAAVVAARQQQQSKGQMPTLGRHWESRFVALQVNMLDTIRDMFLCSDRPVLQAIFLNSNCFEHLTRLLQNSKVFQGRLDSLAVATIKALTTVMHKSPAAKEVFKERIGYNHLYEVLTSLGQPSRHLLKELMNMAVEGEHTSVGLLGISNVEPLLLLVQWLPELDSSEQQLFTADWLRRLSCLNRQTRATCVNAAMVMRALASLDRHQRLHRACAESLLGLLGSLGSQSLSARELLGFLHFLRPSESAQAHPHVGPALKALLTMVRKQGLESAMQYFDLSPSMAGIVVPTVQRWPGSAFSFLAWLSLDQDQLGPPSKDKRKQLYSFFTPGGTGFEAFISSAGTLVVAVCTKKEYVTVMLPDYCFCDSLWHSIGVVHVPGKRPFGQSLVYIYVDGQQKLSATLKYPTMTEPFISCCIGSAGNRTTTPPPSQIPDPPFSSATTPTTRSSLGGILSPQTWGGLLGGKSESVTKLISAGTQDSEWGSPTSLQGQLGSVMVFHEPLQPNHIKAICSAGPNCISPFKAQESEVGDLYTKLLLHYSPKACRNPICLDLSPNMLHGRLTGNKVVNWDIKDMINCVGGLTVLFPILEQLALVTPDQQSSDPAAGSDFITPDVTTPADGDWVILPSNRASEARLEKNLVATFLLVLKHFLQRHPINQENLLHSHGVATLGALLQKLPAGHVDVSVLVAVQLLIEQVTCEKNQALLQQLHTHLLFNFNIWNKGDFPLRIGHIQYMSTVIKDNRKQFRKKCGVQFLFDTVRLYYGKNSNKESDLSEDDIRTIRASLCGLVKYYISKGMSQDEMHSILGYIAAIGEEDQLCGLLELLLSLLQSSPARDQLFLLLFEPGAADSCYALLLNNKHSDRLRELVFKLFERMLRCDRVYEKNKQRLRLREAGYAGLSLLFSELHITPTLIRCLLNQVLHTDPVVNYKDLMSLVQLTHRAGPSVRLIVCKRVYQLLQSQQDAAVQISRQQCWQDTLMRLFLRGEGSLPLRGADTVSTCSLDLSRPGGGGSNRLELPLERKARTGSATRLDRLEDDRLSIGDTRSVDSLENGDVISLLDTPSSSASTEPQLHVKPWVVGKSGGLTLDLSHLQAYEGGESGSQTPGSMPSTPSPLETSKPFPGGTGDRDASSSLTEDSFLFSDNISLGESFNNTERAEEELCTMLLEIVLCVMWRGVEGSDDSAWLERGQVFSALTKLGTANELLLPVDQIKLSLMERMLEWAVSDNREASAATLPQHTENAVRLLHMVQDFLQAEGLVNPSLWTEKVLEETVTLMDSLMVWYSAGTQWFQLSQVGLRLLMGFMAQEDPDVCAMATAKLNGILQTKEVSSQDEACYLLGKVEGILRRSVKEQTEETYSFLVPLLRTLLSKVHRLLYMELHLPQLPDTNGSPSFFEDFQLYCNSPEWRVYLDKYIIPYMKQYEIETFSQGHETMALYWKECYEAFMVSLHKRERERGESKIRFQEQFVEPFTRRGRQENLRYNSMLKQQHSQNSATLRQWKAARRGLVCERGPWADRQQDEMHWRVSSAENFSRMRLKLVRNYNFDPHREASALRDNLGVHQQRVNPESLLLEAVKQVKVSDLEDDILELPEDDPAAANNQAEAEEAGQKEKLVLWEDCELVTVVDVVPGRLELTTQHIYFYDSSQEKEEGVGHDFKWPLSQIREVHLRRYNLRRSALEIFLIDQTNYFLNFKKEVRNKVYSRMLLLRSLSLYGTRSPQELLKASGLTQKWVNREISNFDYLMQLNTIAGRTYNNLAQYPVFPWILADYTSEELDLSDPRVFRDLSKPVAVLNDRNAKAVREKYESFEDPTGTIDRFHYGTHYSNAAGVMHYLIRVEPFTSLHIQLQSGRFDCADRQFHSIPATWQTLMDNPNDVKELIPEFFYFPEFLENQNGFDLGRLQISKERVNDVILPKWAKSPEDFIYKHRKALESEYVSAHLHEWIDLIFGYKQRGPAAVEALNVFYYCTYEGAVDLDAITDEKERKALEGMISNFGQTPCQLLKEPHPVRLSQEEVEKRKAQLDSCPLSMFEHLSDLKSFFVEGISDKVPLVKAVVPKNQSHSFITQGSPDTMVTVSQNCLVGTHGWLPYNKNISNYFTFIKDPTVSNSKTQRFLSGPFAPGVEVTAGLFVVSHDGKLLFSGGHWDNSLRVTSLVKGKTVGQHIRHMDIVTCLSTDHCGIHLISGSRDTTCMVWQVLQQGGAPVGLYPKPVQVLYGHKDEVVSVSISTELDMAVSGSRDGTVIIHTVRRGQYMRCLRPPCDSSLPLSILHLAVSWEGHLLVHTCLEGKATLKDKNALHLYSVNGKHLCSEPLMEQVTDMCVSGEYVVIGSEQGYMSIRDLYSLSLCTEPMAMRVPVRCVSVTKEQSHVLVGLEDGKLIIVGVGKPPEMRSGQITRKLWGSSKKLTQISSGETVYNI; from the exons GCCAGAGGAGGTTCCCCCGGTGTTGACGCTCCTCCCAGACAACATCCTGCAGGTTTTGCgccaccagctgctgcagtgcGTCCAGAAAGCCTCTGACGGCCTGGAGCCTGAGCAGCAAAAcctggctctgctgctgctcaagtTCCTTATCATCATCTGCAG GAACCTATCCAACGTGGAGGAGATTGGCACTTGCTCTTACATCAATCACATCATCACCATGACAACACTGTACATTCAGCAG ctgaAGAGCAAAACCAAAGAGAAGGAGATGGTAGACCAGAGCCAGGCTGAGGAGTTTGTCCGTCACGCGCTTGCTTTCTGTGAGAGCCTCTACGACCCGTACCGCAACTGGAGGCATCGAACCTGCGG gGAGCAGTTGGGTACAGTAGAGAGGAGCAGACAGAAGTACAAGGCCGCTCCTCTCACGGTTGAGTTTGTTCCTTTCTTTTACC AGTGCTTCCAAGAGAGCGAGCACCTAAAGGAGAGCCTGAAATGCTGCCTGCTGCACCTGTTTGGAGCTATAGTAGCTGGTGATCAG AGGAATGCTCTGCTTGCCATCTCCCCAGCCACCATGGAGGTTCTGATGCGGGTTCTGGCCGACTGCTCTATGGGCAGCTGCTCTTCAGAAGAAGGCGAGGACTGGGACAGCGAGGCCCCCGACCGTAAGGCCCTGCTGACTCTGGGCTGCCTGAGGGAGGTGGTGCAGCGCCTACTGGCCGCAAGCTCCGACCAGCGGCAAGTTGAGATCGCCTCTGTGCTGGAAAACTACTTCAAGCTGCTCAACTCAGACCCGGCTGCTGTCGTCGCTGctcgacagcagcagcagtccaaGGGCCAAATGCCAACACTGGGCAGACACTGGGAGAGCCGATTTGTGGCGCTGCAAGTAAACATGCTAG ACACTATCAGGGACATGTTCCTGTGTTCAGACAGGCCAGTTCTACAAGCCATCTTCCTCAATAGTAACTGTTTCGAGCACCTGACACGACTGCTGCAGAACAGCAAG GTGTTTCAAGGGCGACTTGACTCCCTCGCTGTAGCAACCATCAAAGCCCTGACAACAGTGATGCACAAATCACCAGCTGCAAAG GAGGTGTTCAAGGAGAGGATTGGTTACAATCACCTTTATGAAGTTCTCACCTCACTCGGTCAGCCATCACGGCACCTTCTCAAAGAGCTGATGAACATG GCTGTGGAGGGTGAGCACACCTCAGTGGGGCTCTTGGGCATCAGTAACGTGGAGCCCTTGTTGCTGCTGGTCCAATGGCTCCCAGAGCTAGACTCATCGGAGCAGCAGCTTTTTACGGCCGACTGGCTCCGCCGCCTCAGCTGCCTCAACCGACAGACCCGTGCCACCTGCGTCAATGCTGCCATGGTCATGCGAGCACTGGCCAGCCTCGACCGCCACCAACGGCTACACCGAGCTTGTGCCGAGAGCCTGTTGGGGCTGCTGGGCTCTCTGGGCTCTCAGTCCTTGAGTGCCAGGGAACTCCTGGGCTTCTTGCACTTCCTCAGGCCTTCAGAGTCTGCGCAAGCACACCCACATGTAGGTCCTGCCTTGAAAGCGCTCCTGACCATGGTACGGAAGCAGGGCCTGGAAAGTGCCATGCAGTACTTTGACCTGTCACCCAGCATGGCTGGCATTGTAGTCCCAACAGTGCAGCGCTGGCCAGGCTCTGCCTTCAGCTTTCTAGCCTGGCTGTCACTTGATCAGGACCAGTTGGGTCCACCCAGCAAGGACAAGAGGAAGCAGCTCTACAG CTTTTTCACACCAGGAGGGACAGGGTTTGAGGCCTTCATCAGCTCAGCGGGGACGCTGGTTGTGGCTGTATGCACGAAGAAGGAGTACGTCACAGTAATGCTGCCCGACTACTGCTTCTGTGACTCCCTCTGG CACAGCATCGGTGTTGTCCATGTACCAGGAAAGAGACCATTTGGACAGAGTCTAGTCTACATTTATGTGGACGGACAGCAGAAACTGTCTGCCACCCTGAAGTACCCAACCATGACTGAG CCGTTCATCTCCTGCTGCATCGGCTCAGCGGGCAACCGGACCACGACTCCCCCACCCTCCCAGATCCCAGACCCTCCCTTCTCCTCCGCAACCACACCCACCACCCGCTCCTCGTTGGGTGGCATCCTGTCGCCGCAGACCTGGGGGGGCCTGCTTGGGGGGAAGTCTGAGTCTGTGACTAAGCTCATCTCTGCAGGGACTCAGGACAGCGAGTGGGGAAGCCCTACATCCTTGCAGGGCCAGCTGGGGAGCGTCATGGTCTTCCATGAACCTCTGCAGCCCAACCACATAAAAGCCATCTGCAGTGCTG GTCCAAACTGCATCTCCCCATTCAAAGCGCAAGAATCAGAAGTTGGAGACCTTTATACCAAGTTACTGCTGCACTACTCACCCAAG GCATGTAGGAACCCCATCTGTCTTGATCTGTCCCCAAATATGCTACATGGACGCCTGACTGGGAATAAAGTCGTCAACTGGGATATCAAG GATATGATCAACTGTGTGGGCGGCCTGACGGTGCTCTTCCCTATCCTGGAGCAGTTGGCCCTGGTGACCCCTGATCAACAGTCCAGTGATCCAGCAGCTGGGTCAGATTTCATCACCCCTGATGTGACCACGCCAGCTGATGGAGACTGGGTCATTCTCCCATCCAACAGAGCTTCAG aggcaCGACTGGAGAAGAATCTGGTCGCCACCTTCTTGTTGGTACTGAAGCATTTCCTGCAGAGACACCCAATCAACCAGGAGAATCTGCTCCACTCGCATGGGGTCGCTACACTGGGAGCCCTGCTGCAGAAG CTGCCAGCAGGTCACGTGGACGTCAGTGTTCTTGTTGCCGTGCAGCTTCTGATTGAGCAGGTGACGTGTGAGAAGAACCAGGCTCTGCTCCAGCAGCTTCACACGCATCTGCTGTTCAacttcaacatctggaacaaagGAGACTTCCCCTTGCGGATAG GTCATATCCAGTACATGTCCACTGTCATCAAAGATAACAGGAAGCAGTTCAGAAAAAAATGCGGAGTTCAGTTCCTTTTCGACACCGTGCGCCTCTATTATGG GAAGAACAGTAACAAAGAGAGCGACCTTAGTGAGGATGACATTCGTACAATCCGAGCGTCTCTCTGTGGCCTCGTCAAGTACTACATCAGCAAGGGGATGTCGCAGGACGAGATGCACAGCATTCTGGGATACATCGCAGCCATTGGAGAGGAGGACCAG tTGTGTGGTCTGCTGGAGTTGTTACTCAGCCTCCTTCAGAGCAGCCCGGCCAGAGACCagctcttcctgctgctctttgaGCCAGGGGCGGCCGACTCCTGCTACGCTCTTCTACTCAATAACAAGCACTCAGACCGGCTCCGAGAGCTCGTCTTCAAG TTGTTTGAGCGCATGTTGCGCTGCGACCGCGTCTATGAAAAGAATAAGCAGCGCTTGCGGCTGAGGGAGGCAGGCTACGCCGGCCTATCGTTACTCTTCTCCGAGCTACACATCACTCCCACCCTGATCCGCTGTCTCCTCAACCAGGTCCTCCACACAG ATCCCGTGGTAAACTACAAGGACCTGATGTCTCTTGTCCAGCTCACCCACCGGGCCGGACCCAGTGTTCGCCTCATCGTCTGCAAGAGG GTGTACCAGCTGCTACAATCCCAACAGGATGCTGCTGTCCAGATCTCAAGGCAGCAGTGTTGGCAGGACACTCTGATGCGACTCTTCCTGCGGGGTGAAGGGTCTCTGCCACTACGGGGCGCCGACACTGTCAGCACCTGCAGCCTGGACCTGAGCCGGcccggcggcggcggcagcaacCGCCTGGAGCTGCCACTGGAGAGAAAGGCACGGACAGGCAGTGCTACCCGCCTGGACCGGCTGGAGGATGACCGACTCAGCATAGGCGACACTCGCTCTGTGGACAGCCTGGAGAACGGAGACGTCATCTCACTGCTGGACACGCCATCTTCCTCGGCCTCCACCGAGCCGCAACTTCACGTCAAGCCCTGGGTGGTGGGAAAGTCGGGGGGCTTGACGTTAGATCTGTCCCATCTGCAGGCCTACGAGGGCGGGGAGAGTGGCAGCCAGACGCCTGGCAGCATGCCCAGCACACCATCGCCACTGGAGACCTCAAAGCCTTTCCCAGGGGGCACCGGGGATCGTGATGCAAGTTCCTCCCTTACTGAAGACAGCTTTCTTTTTAGTGACAACATCTCACTGGGGGAGTCCTTTAACAACACTGAG CGGGCTGAAGAGGAGCTGTGCACCATGCTGCTGGAGATCGTGCTGTGCGTGATGTGGCGTGGCGTTGAGGGCTCAGATGATTCGGCATGGCTGGAGCGTGGACAGGTCTTCTCAGCTCTCACCAAACTAGGAACGGCCAACGAGCTGCTGCTTCCTGTCGACCAAATTAAACTGAG TCTTATGGAACGTATGTTGGAGTGGGCCGTGAGTGATAACCGCGAGGCATCAGCTGCCACGTTGCCACAGCACACAGAGAATGCGGTGCGATTGCTTCACATGGTACAAGACTTCCTGCAGGCGGAAGGCCTGGTCAATCCATCTCTGTGGACGGAGAAGGTGCTGGAAGAGACAGTGACGCTGATGGACAGCCTCATGGTGTGGTACTCGGCTGGCACCCAGTGGTTCCAGCTCTCTCAGGTTGGACTAAGACTGCTAATGGGCTTCATGGCTCAGGAGGATCCAGAT GTGTGCGCCATGGCCACTGCCAAGCTCAACGGCATCCTGCAGACAAAGGAGGTGTCCAGCCAGGACGAGGCCTGTTACCTGCTTGGTAAGGTGGAGGGAATCCTACGGCGCTCCGTCAAGGAGCAAACGGAGGAGACGTACTCCTTCCTGGTTCCCCTGCTGCGAACACTGCTCTCTAAAGTCCACCGCCTCCTCTACATGGAGCTGCACCTCCCCCAGCTGCCTGACACCAACGGCAGCCCGTCCTTCTTTGAGGACTTCCAGCTGTACTGCAACTCACCTGAGTGGCGCGTCTACCTCGACAAATAC ATTATCCCGTACATGAAGCAGTATGAAATCGAAACATTCAGCCAGGGTCATGAGACCATGGCTCTCTACTGGAAGGAGTGCTACGAGGCTTTCATGGTCAGCCTGCAtaagcgagagagggagaggggtgagAGTAAGATCCGCTTCCAG GAGCAATTTGTGGAGCCTTTCACGCGCCGAGGCCGCCAGGAGAACCTCCGCTACAACAGCatgttgaagcagcagcacagccaGAACAGTGCCACCCTCAGGCAGTGGAAGGCAGCACGGCGGGGTctggtgtgtgagagagggcCCTGGGCTGACAG GCAACAGGATGAGATGCACTGGAGGGTTTCTAGTGCTGAGAACTTCTCACGCATGAGACTGAAGCTGGTCCGTAATTACAATTTTGATCCACACCGAGAGGCCAGCGCTCTGAGAGACAACCTAG GTGTCCATCAGCAGCGTGTAAACCCTGagtctctgctgctggaggctgTGAAGCAGGTTAAAGTCAGCGACCTGGAAGATGACATCCTGGAGCTGCCGGAGGACGACCCTGCTGCTGCCAACAACCA AGCTGAAGCCGAGGAGGCAGGCCAGAAGGAGAAGCTGGTGCTGTGGGAGGACTGTGAGCTGGTGACGGTGGTGGATGTGGTGCCCGGGCGCCTGGAGCTCACCACCCAGCATATTTACTTCTACGACAGTAGTCAGGAGAAAGAAGAAG GAGTGGGCCACGACTTCAAATGGCCCTTGTCTCAGATCCGAGAGGTCCACCTGCGACGTTACAACCTGCGGCGCTCGGCTCTTGAGATATTCCTCATTGACCAGACCAATTACTTCCTCAACTTCAAGAAGGAG GTGAGGAACAAGGTCTACAGCCGCATGTTGTTGCTGCGATCGCTCAGCCTTTATGGGACCAGATCACCGCAGGAGCTCCTCAAAGCCTCGGGACTCACACAG AAATGGGTGAACCGAGAGATCTCCAACTTTGACTACTTGATGCAGTTGAACACGATTGCAGGCAGAACATACAACAACCTGGCTCAGTATCCAGTG TTTCCCTGGATTTTAGCTGACTACACTTCAGAGGAGCTGGACCTGTCTGATCCTCGAGTGTTCAGGGACCTGTCAAAGCCAGTGGCTGTTCTTAATGACCGAAACGCCAAGGCTGTTAGAGAGAA GTATGAAAGTTTCGAGGACCCGACAGGCACCATCGACAGGTTCCATTATGGCACCCACTACTCAAACGCTGCCGGAGTGATGCACTACCTGATAAGAGTGGAGCCCTTCACCTCCCTGCACATCCAGCTGCAGAGTGGACG GTTCGACTGTGCCGACCGCCAGTTCCACTCCATCCCTGCAACATGGCAGACGCTCATGGACAACCCCAACGACGTCAAAGAGCTCATCCCAGAGTTCTTCTACTTCCCAGAATTCCTTGAGAACCAAAATG GCTTTGATCTGGGTCGCCTGCAGATCTCCAAGGAAAGGGTAAACGATGTTATTCTACCCAAATGGGCCAAGTCCCCTGAGGACTTCATCTACAAGCACCGTAAAGCCCTG GAGTCAGAGTATGTATCAGCTCACCTCCATGAGTGGATCGATCTGATCTTTGGTTACAAGCAGAGGGGTCCTGCAGCTGTGGAGGCCCTGAACGTCTTCTACTACTGCACATATGAGG GAGCGGTGGATCTGGACGCCATCACTGATGAAAAGGAGCGTAAAGCCCTGGAAGGCATGATCAGCAACTTTGGACAGACACCCTGCCAGTTACTCaag GAACCCCATCCAGTGCGACTGTCTCAGGAGgaagtggagaagaggaaggctcAGCTCGACTCGTGTCCGCTCAGCATGTTCGAACACCTCAGCGACCTCAAGTCCTTCTTTGTCGAG GGTATCAGTGACAAAGTGCCGCTGGTCAAAGCCGTGGTGCCAAAGAATCAGTCCCATTCTTTCATCACCCAGGGGAGCCCCGACACTATG GTGACGGTGAGTCAGAACTGCCTGGTTGGGACCCACGGGTGGCTGCCTTACAACAAGAACATCTCCAACTACTTCACCTTTATTAAGGACCCCACAGTGTCCAACAGCAA AACCCAGCGTTTCCTGTCTGGACCCTTCGCCCCCGGTGTGGAGGTCACAGCTGGATTATTTGTGGTCTCCCACGATGGCAAGTTGCTCTTCAGCGGCGGCCACTGGGACAACAGCCTCCGGGTCACCTCCCTGGTTAAGGGCAAGACTGTGGGACAGCACATCCGACACATGG acattGTAACCTGCTTGTCAACGGACCACTGCGGCATCCACCTCATCTCCGGCTCCAGAGACACAACCTGCATGGTGTGGCAGGTTCTGCAGCAG GGTGGAGCTCCTGTGGGTCTCTATCCCAAACCAGTTCAGGTGCTGTATGGACACAAGGACGAGGTGGTCAGTGTCAGCATCAGTACAGAGCTGGACATGGCTGTGTCTGGATCACGG GATGGGACAGTGATCATCCACACGGTGCGTCGGGGTCAGTACATGCGTTGCTTGCGGCCGCCATGCGACAGctccctgcctctctccatcctccacTTGGCCGTGTCCTGGGAGGGTCACCTGCTGGTGCACACCTGCCTGGAGGGCAAAGCAACACTCAAG